GGTGGCTCTCTAATATGATGTGTCACTCTAGTATAGGGTTGCCAATTAACACGGAGATTTTTAGCTTTCAGATTGACCCTGCAAAGTACAAAAGCATCTCATCTGGTTTTGGAGTGTTGCTGAAGGAGCAGGGCATCAGAGGCTTCTTCAGGGGTTGGGTGCCAACTTTGCTTGGTTACAGTGCTCAGGGTGCCTGCAAGTTTGGATTCtatgaattctttaagaaatactACTCTGACATTGCTGGACCTGAGTATGCAACCAAGTACAAAACCTTGATCTATCTTGCTGGTTCTGCATCCGCTGAGGTCATTGCGGACATTGCTCTTTGCCCATTTGAGGCAGTGAAGGTCCGAGTTCAAACTCAGCCTGGTTTTGCTAGAGGTCTTTCAGATGGGCTTCCTAAGTTTGTTAAGTCGGAAGGCTATGCAGGGTATGCTTATGAATGGTTTCGATTTTAGCATATGAAtggtttcaacttttttaataatatatgcaATTGCATGAAGGATgactaaacaattttttaaatcatgcaGATTATACAAGGGACTAGTTCCTCTCTGGGGACGTCAGATTCCTTGTAAGTTGGGGTGGGGGAAAGGAATTGGATTGGTAGTACTCTGTTTTTGACTGACAAAATTCAAAGTAGCGATGATGTTGCAGcactaaaaattatttaaagtaaCTTAATATGAAATGCCAGAACACTGCACAAATGGCACAACataactataatttaaagaTGAATCTCAAGTGAGGCTTTCAAGGAGGCAAGCCATATATGTTATTAATCGTTCCAAACATGTGAATGAGTGTGTTACAAGTATTTGTTTTGAGTCTTTAACCTCCATAGCCTAAATCCGGGAATGATTATGTTGATAGTTTTTGTATGACTTCCATGTATCGAGTTTCATTGTATAAAATAGGCCTGTGCAATGACCCGCCCAAGCAATATATTGGCCCGACCCGAGGTTACCCGTGAACCAGCTGCACCAGAAACAATCCGATCCGACTCGGACTGGTTCGGGTCGGGCAAAACTATCGGTTTTTTTAGAAACCCTCACACCCATCTCCGCACCAACACCACCCCCAAAGCACACCAAACGCAGAGCCCCAAAGTGTCTCAAAGTCTACTCCACTCCTGGGTTCCCTTCGTTTCTCCCCAAAGATGCCGATAACTTCAAGTGGGCTTCTCGGATAATTGTATAATGAGTAATTGCGTGAGGCCATTGATACGGAGCAAGACAAATCCAGTGGTTCTTCTCCATGGTTTTGACAGAGAAATTTGGAGCATGAGAAACGGAATATACCTCATCAAATCGACTTGATCTTGGAGCTGCGGCCGAACAGTGATGGTGAACAGCAACGAAGAACGCCACTAGCTAGGGTTTCTACAGCAGCTGAAGTGTATGCTTGGAGTACACAGTTGCTTGGAGGCACGatcgaggagagagagagactctaTTGCTTGGAGGCGCGatcgaggagagagagagagactcggtTTCTGCAGGCTTGAtcgaggagggagagagagagagcgagaggtcTACGTTTTTCTGAAGAAGGGACATACGGCCTACGGGTTTATTTACATGCTTCGGTTTCGCCCGCTTGTAATACTTGGATGACCCGCTTCTGATTTTAACCCGCTTTTATCGGGCTGGTAGTGTCGGGCCTTTCGGTTTGAGCGGGCCAAGCTCATTTTTGCACAGGCCtagtataaaattttaaattttggataTTCCTTGTAGAAGCTAGAAAATGTGTATGTATACACACTCCATCCCATAATTATGTAATATGTTCCCCTTTCATTCCTACTTATGAAAAAGAAGTATGTACTCCATTCATTCCATGAAATGGTCCATATGTTGCGTCTTAGTTTCTTTGATCTTTGTTCTAATATGCACAAAAGTAATTTGCTAATCTCTGTCCAACTTGGTTTGGTCAGgccatatattttaattgaaaatttgtTCACACTTATCCAGGGATTTGATTGGAGAAAAGTGCTGAGCCCTTTGAGGCTATTGTTAATGTCTTCTGACCTTTTATGTGATTATGTTCAGATACAATGATGAAGTTTGCATCTTTTGAGACCATTGtggaatatatttataagtatgCCATCCCCACACCGAAGGACCAATGTAGTAAAAATCTGCAGCTTGGTGTGAGTTTTGCTGGGGGATATGTGGCTGGTGTGTTTTGTGCTATAGTGTCTCACCCTGCTGACAATCTTGTCTCTTTTCTCAACAATGCCAAAGGAGCAACTGTTGGTGATGTGAGTAATTTCTCCTTGGCATGGTTCCCTGGTGCTTGTCTGTTCTTTTACACTTTCTTTTGACTGTCTTCTGGATTGTCCAGGCTGTGAAGAAGCTAGGTTTGTGGGGTCTCTTTACCCGTGGGCTTCCTCTCCGTATCGTCATGATTGGAACTCTTACTGGAGCTCAGTGGGGAATCTATGATGCCTTCAAAGTTTTCGTGGGATTGTAAGTCAAATCTTATACTGTGTCGTGTGGTTTAGTAAATCTTGTTTTTCATGATATTGAGTTTAGTTATTAAATGGGATTTCGTGTTACCTCAGGCCAACCACTGGTGGTGTAACTCCTGCTGCTGCCACCGCTGCTACTGAGCTTGCAAAGGTGTAGAATTGCAGCTGAtgttcacaatatttttttgtcATCTTGTGACATTTACGGGGATTAAATAAACATAGGATTGCTGGAGCCTACTCCGATGGCTCCCAAGCCAGTGGAGAGTATTCTTTTGCGTTTGGGTCAATTTTTCCAATTGTTCGAAGTTGACTTATGGAGGGATGGTTTTGTTCTCACCCTGGTTGATTTAAAACTAGTAGTTAGGTCTATCATGAATTTGCAATGTGTTGTTAGGATCACGTTCCCAGCAAGCTTGGGCCAAAGAATAATGGGTATATGGAATCACATTACATactgagttttctcctttttacATCGTTTGGAATGCGATTGTGATACGAAGCATATCGCTGATTCAGTTGCCGTGTTGATTTTCTCAGTGGCCAACCTTTTCCATGGTCCTTGCATGCACGGTCTGAAGGTCTTCCACTTAGATTGAAGGCCTGTTTGGCGTGTTGGTCTTGAGTTATTTTGTAGCTTTAGAAGGGGGTTTTTCTGTTGCTTCCCTAGATTTTGCTGTCCGAGTTATTTTGTATCCTAAAAAATACTACTGGATCGCCTATATGGAAATCGCccgttttaatatttttgttgccGGCACTTGGAAAAGATTGGTGCCCCATGGGATCAGAAATTAACCGAATTCAAAATTTGTTAGCATCTGATTCAGTCCTAAGCCATCTCCGGGGATGAGTCAACAATTCCAAGTATTTTTGT
The genomic region above belongs to Carya illinoinensis cultivar Pawnee chromosome 4, C.illinoinensisPawnee_v1, whole genome shotgun sequence and contains:
- the LOC122307088 gene encoding mitochondrial phosphate carrier protein 3, mitochondrial-like, whose protein sequence is MALSERSSRQSLIPSFLYSSAASHKTLALDKIMLGSNLNTLSERSSPTRNVFVPSPSEPSKKIEMYSPQFYAACTFGGILSCGLTHMAVTPLDLVKCNMQIDPAKYKSISSGFGVLLKEQGIRGFFRGWVPTLLGYSAQGACKFGFYEFFKKYYSDIAGPEYATKYKTLIYLAGSASAEVIADIALCPFEAVKVRVQTQPGFARGLSDGLPKFVKSEGYAGLYKGLVPLWGRQIPYTMMKFASFETIVEYIYKYAIPTPKDQCSKNLQLGVSFAGGYVAGVFCAIVSHPADNLVSFLNNAKGATVGDAVKKLGLWGLFTRGLPLRIVMIGTLTGAQWGIYDAFKVFVGLPTTGGVTPAAATAATELAKV